A section of the Alcanivorax sediminis genome encodes:
- a CDS encoding hybrid sensor histidine kinase/response regulator: MTKGRVLPIGLMLMALALPLLGHSLTLTDDRQEYQGAIGMQWLADPDHSLTPSTALKALREGAGATMMNGYPSLGFQDGLQWFLITLDNNTRFPYWFLRISRPHLDFLDIYLFDRNGDAIDHQRMGDRIPFTQREFKHYHLISLQSFPPQDRSYLLIRAQGDNIIEMPVSIKTPVAFSQQDNQISLLHGIYYGAIIAMCMFNLLIFISIREPSYMLYVLYLGTFGLNLFTREGLSYQWLWPDSPMWNHYSLPALNLLTLAFSMLFVSHFLELRTRLPKISRAISAVTVMSLLAIPFTLISFHYSIQVTTAAVLPWPFIMVVLSLWLIFQGYSPARYFLLAFLSVALATTLYILKAFQIIEASWLIENIMQLGTFLEAVLLSFALAHRMTVLKSENARIQREATEALEQRVEERTRELNSALSARSEFLAVMSHEIRTPLNGIIGTVDMLKSSPLDSEQQHNLNIIEQSGNSLLNLINDILDYSRIEAGKMPIEQTRFDLHGLINDSLGLFQHKARVQSNVLGCELDANLGHFCIGDPVRLRQILVNLISNAVKFTDNGTVTLTAHRDSGNADYVLFEIIDTGIGISPEQITHLFDHFQQGDSSTSRRYGGTGLGLAICKQLVEIMGGEIGVESRRNEGSRFWFRLPLPKTEASAKLPVVQDISDATRSGGRLLIVDDNHINLMVAEGLCKKLGYTTEVAESGMEAIAVLLSANEPFDLILMDCEMPEMDGFETSRSIIKLQKEGRLPRVPIIALTAHAVPDKIQACHDAGMVGHLAKPINSERLLMTLKQVLRDPDIRLPGRSA, encoded by the coding sequence ATGACAAAGGGACGCGTCTTGCCTATTGGGCTCATGCTGATGGCACTTGCCCTGCCATTGCTTGGGCACAGCCTTACCCTGACGGACGACCGGCAGGAGTATCAGGGCGCCATCGGCATGCAGTGGCTGGCCGACCCTGATCACAGCCTGACCCCCTCTACCGCGCTCAAGGCACTCAGGGAAGGCGCCGGCGCCACCATGATGAATGGCTACCCGTCATTGGGCTTCCAGGATGGCCTGCAATGGTTTCTCATCACCCTGGACAACAATACCCGCTTTCCCTACTGGTTCCTGCGCATCAGCCGACCACATCTGGATTTTCTGGACATCTACCTGTTCGATCGCAACGGTGATGCCATTGACCATCAACGCATGGGTGACCGCATCCCGTTCACCCAAAGGGAGTTCAAGCATTACCACCTGATCAGCCTGCAGAGCTTCCCTCCCCAGGACCGCAGCTACCTGCTGATTCGCGCCCAAGGGGACAACATCATTGAAATGCCGGTGAGCATCAAAACGCCGGTGGCATTCAGCCAGCAGGACAACCAGATCTCCCTGCTTCATGGCATCTACTATGGCGCCATTATCGCCATGTGCATGTTCAACCTGTTGATCTTCATTTCCATCCGGGAGCCGAGCTATATGCTCTACGTACTCTATCTCGGCACCTTCGGGCTCAACCTGTTCACCCGCGAAGGACTGAGCTACCAGTGGCTGTGGCCAGACTCCCCCATGTGGAACCACTACTCGCTGCCGGCGCTGAACCTGCTAACTCTCGCGTTCTCAATGCTCTTCGTATCGCACTTTCTGGAACTGCGCACCCGGCTACCAAAGATCAGCCGCGCAATTAGTGCCGTTACGGTAATGTCACTTCTTGCCATTCCCTTTACGCTGATCAGCTTCCATTACAGCATCCAGGTCACCACCGCAGCAGTACTCCCCTGGCCGTTCATCATGGTAGTACTCTCTCTGTGGCTGATCTTCCAGGGCTACAGCCCTGCGCGCTATTTCCTGCTGGCCTTTCTCTCTGTGGCACTGGCCACCACGCTGTATATTCTCAAGGCATTCCAGATTATCGAGGCCAGCTGGCTGATCGAGAACATTATGCAGCTGGGCACCTTCCTGGAAGCCGTATTGCTGTCATTTGCCCTGGCTCACCGCATGACCGTTTTGAAGAGCGAGAATGCCCGAATCCAACGCGAGGCCACGGAAGCACTTGAGCAACGTGTTGAGGAGCGTACCCGGGAATTAAACAGCGCCCTGAGTGCCCGCAGTGAGTTCCTCGCTGTCATGAGTCACGAAATCCGCACACCACTGAACGGCATCATCGGCACGGTGGATATGCTCAAGAGCTCGCCACTGGACAGTGAACAGCAGCACAACCTGAATATCATCGAGCAGTCGGGCAACAGCCTGCTCAACCTGATCAACGACATCCTCGATTATTCCCGCATCGAAGCCGGCAAGATGCCCATTGAACAAACCCGCTTCGACTTGCACGGATTGATCAACGATTCCCTGGGGTTGTTCCAGCACAAGGCCCGGGTACAGTCCAACGTGCTCGGCTGCGAGCTGGACGCCAATCTTGGCCATTTCTGTATCGGCGACCCGGTGCGCCTGCGCCAGATCCTGGTCAACCTGATCAGCAACGCGGTGAAATTTACTGACAACGGCACGGTCACCCTGACAGCCCACCGTGACAGTGGTAACGCGGACTACGTGCTTTTCGAGATCATCGACACCGGCATCGGCATCAGCCCGGAACAGATCACCCATCTGTTTGACCATTTCCAGCAAGGAGACAGCTCCACCAGTCGTCGCTATGGCGGTACCGGACTGGGTCTGGCCATCTGCAAGCAGCTGGTGGAAATCATGGGTGGCGAAATCGGGGTCGAAAGCCGGCGCAATGAAGGATCAAGATTCTGGTTCCGTCTGCCACTGCCCAAGACCGAGGCCAGTGCAAAGCTACCGGTTGTGCAGGATATCAGCGATGCGACTCGCTCTGGGGGGCGCTTGCTGATTGTTGATGACAACCACATCAATCTGATGGTGGCTGAGGGGCTGTGCAAGAAACTCGGCTATACCACCGAGGTGGCAGAGAGCGGCATGGAAGCGATTGCGGTGTTGCTGTCCGCGAATGAGCCGTTTGATCTGATTCTGATGGACTGTGAAATGCCCGAGATGGATGGCTTTGAAACCTCGCGCTCGATCATCAAGCTTCAGAAGGAGGGGCGGCTGCCGCGGGTGCCGATTATTGCCCTTACCGCTCATGCGGTGCCGGATAAGATTCAGGCCTGCCATGATGCCGGCATGGTGGGTCACCTGGCGAAACCCATCAACAGCGAGCGCTTGCTGATGACCCTCAAGCAGGTGTTGCGCGACCCGGATATTCGGCTTCCGGGTCGTAGCGCCTGA
- a CDS encoding TetR family transcriptional regulator, whose product MAETVRQRQKRQTRERILEAARSLMEGGRGLDSLGLREVARECGLAATSIYNHFPDMEALGLALIDSCCFRLRSAMEYERRNMIEIGPAKAVDELVGRFVRYLNEHGNDFRLLVQQRLGNHDRYRLRIQRELQLLVDELAEDVRQAVSARGGQGVPAEQEAEAAIAIMFGSGISMLDGSAAARKVLADHARLQLEMLVLGGRAMASGERL is encoded by the coding sequence ATGGCAGAGACAGTGCGACAGCGCCAGAAGCGACAAACCCGGGAGCGTATCCTGGAGGCGGCGCGTTCGCTGATGGAAGGAGGTCGGGGGCTGGATAGCCTTGGCTTGCGTGAAGTGGCCCGGGAGTGTGGGCTGGCGGCAACCTCTATCTATAACCACTTCCCTGATATGGAGGCGCTGGGTCTGGCGCTGATTGATTCCTGTTGTTTCCGGCTGCGCTCCGCCATGGAGTACGAGCGTCGCAACATGATTGAAATCGGCCCGGCCAAGGCGGTGGATGAGCTGGTGGGACGGTTTGTACGTTACCTGAATGAGCACGGTAATGATTTCCGTCTGCTGGTGCAGCAGCGTCTGGGCAACCATGATCGCTATCGTTTGCGTATTCAGCGCGAGTTGCAGTTACTGGTGGATGAGCTGGCGGAAGATGTGCGTCAGGCGGTGTCCGCCCGTGGCGGGCAGGGAGTGCCGGCAGAGCAGGAGGCGGAAGCTGCCATCGCGATCATGTTCGGTTCAGGTATCTCCATGCTCGACGGTAGCGCGGCCGCCCGCAAGGTGCTGGCGGACCACGCCCGCCTCCAGCTTGAGATGTTGGTATTAGGTGGTCGTGCCATGGCCTCGGGTGAACGGCTATAA
- a CDS encoding vWA domain-containing protein, with amino-acid sequence MLTRRLAEFVQALRGAGLRISPDEATVAMQAVALVGYESRQQFHDALSVSLLKEEQHRVAFEETFQRYFDQQGRQDSKAEAGPEDTATGMPEPVVQATQSGEGERANAALNDLLSASAEQLQQRMAEAAAAMDFTQMQVITQQGLYTRRLLMNMGMGAVDERVLQLSQGNAASEARADDLREWRARVREQAASLVRRQFLLHGAARGRELREQTMRQVAFRDLREFREVKTLVRKMARRLASAHQRRMKVSRRGQLDARRTLGRSIRHDGVPASLVWRQKPPHKSRVMVICDVSSSVSDAARFLLQFLYALNDVLPRVRSFAFASRFDEISDDFQRFPPDVAVGRVLDRLSGSGTDYGEMLESFLRLCERELDRHTTVIILGDARNNYLPERAELLGQVRRRVKQIWWLNPESRGQWNSGDAVMASYLPHCRVARRCGNLDDLERVVDGLLGSLRSD; translated from the coding sequence ATGCTGACCCGTCGCCTTGCGGAATTTGTCCAGGCTCTGCGGGGTGCCGGACTGAGAATTTCCCCGGATGAAGCGACCGTGGCAATGCAGGCGGTGGCGCTGGTCGGTTATGAGTCCCGACAGCAATTCCATGATGCGCTTTCGGTGAGCCTCCTCAAGGAAGAACAGCACCGAGTGGCGTTTGAAGAGACCTTTCAGCGCTACTTTGATCAGCAAGGTCGGCAGGACAGCAAGGCAGAGGCTGGCCCGGAGGACACCGCCACAGGAATGCCTGAGCCGGTGGTCCAGGCGACGCAGTCCGGTGAAGGAGAGCGGGCCAATGCGGCACTCAACGATTTACTGTCTGCCAGCGCAGAGCAGTTGCAGCAGCGCATGGCTGAAGCGGCGGCAGCCATGGACTTTACCCAGATGCAGGTGATCACCCAGCAGGGCCTCTACACCCGGCGCTTGCTCATGAATATGGGCATGGGTGCCGTGGATGAAAGAGTCCTTCAGTTGTCTCAGGGAAATGCTGCCAGTGAGGCTCGGGCGGATGACTTGCGAGAGTGGCGCGCCCGGGTGCGTGAACAGGCGGCCAGTCTGGTGCGAAGGCAATTCCTGCTGCACGGCGCGGCACGTGGCCGTGAACTGCGTGAACAGACTATGCGTCAGGTGGCGTTTCGGGATCTGCGCGAGTTTCGTGAAGTGAAGACGCTGGTGCGCAAGATGGCCCGTAGGCTGGCCAGTGCCCACCAGCGCCGCATGAAAGTATCGCGGCGCGGGCAGCTGGATGCGCGCCGTACTCTGGGTCGCAGCATTCGCCATGACGGGGTGCCTGCGTCACTGGTGTGGCGCCAGAAACCACCGCACAAGAGTCGGGTGATGGTGATCTGCGACGTGTCGAGTTCGGTAAGCGATGCGGCTCGTTTCCTGCTCCAATTCCTCTATGCGCTCAACGACGTGCTGCCGCGGGTGCGCAGTTTTGCGTTTGCTTCGCGTTTTGATGAAATCAGTGACGACTTCCAGCGCTTCCCGCCGGATGTGGCGGTGGGTCGAGTGCTGGACCGGTTATCGGGTAGCGGCACGGATTACGGGGAGATGCTGGAAAGCTTCCTGCGTCTGTGTGAGAGGGAGCTGGATCGGCACACCACGGTGATCATCCTCGGCGATGCGCGTAATAACTATCTGCCCGAAAGGGCCGAGCTGCTGGGTCAGGTACGCCGGCGGGTGAAACAGATCTGGTGGCTGAACCCGGAATCCCGGGGCCAGTGGAACAGTGGTGATGCGGTCATGGCGAGCTACCTTCCCCACTGCAGGGTGGCAAGACGCTGCGGCAATCTTGATGACCTCGAGCGAGTGGTGGACGGGCTTCTGGGCAGCCTGCGCTCCGATTAA
- a CDS encoding SDR family oxidoreductase produces MSNSLQNKTLFITGASRGIGKAIALKAAKDGANIALFAKTTEPHPKLPGTIYTAAEEIREAGGNPLVCVGDIRHEDQLQAAVDKTVDTFGGIDILVNNASAISLTGTEGTSMKSYDLMHQINSRGTFMASKLCLPHLRKASNPHILNLAPPLNMAPHWFGRHVAYTMAKYGMSLCVLGMADEYKGKVAVNALWPKTVINTAAVQNQLGGVPSVQAARQPSIMADAAYAILTRPVSAASGQFFVDEDVLRDTGTTDFSGYRVDPNLDDDKLLPDFFLD; encoded by the coding sequence ATGTCCAACTCACTGCAAAACAAAACCCTTTTTATCACTGGCGCCAGCCGCGGCATTGGCAAGGCCATTGCACTCAAGGCGGCAAAGGATGGCGCCAACATCGCTCTGTTTGCGAAAACCACCGAGCCGCACCCCAAACTGCCGGGCACTATCTACACCGCAGCGGAAGAAATTCGCGAAGCGGGTGGCAACCCACTGGTCTGCGTGGGCGACATACGCCACGAAGATCAGTTACAGGCTGCCGTGGACAAGACCGTAGACACCTTTGGCGGCATCGATATTCTGGTCAATAACGCCAGCGCCATTTCGCTGACCGGCACCGAAGGCACCAGCATGAAGTCCTATGACCTGATGCATCAGATCAATAGCCGCGGGACCTTCATGGCCAGCAAGCTATGTCTGCCCCATCTGCGCAAGGCCAGTAATCCGCACATCCTTAATCTGGCCCCACCGCTGAACATGGCCCCTCACTGGTTCGGTCGCCACGTGGCCTACACCATGGCGAAATATGGCATGAGTTTGTGCGTGCTCGGCATGGCGGACGAATACAAGGGCAAGGTGGCCGTGAATGCCCTGTGGCCGAAAACGGTCATCAATACCGCCGCCGTACAGAACCAGCTGGGCGGTGTGCCGTCGGTACAAGCTGCCCGCCAGCCGTCGATCATGGCTGATGCAGCCTACGCCATTCTCACCCGCCCGGTTTCCGCTGCCAGCGGCCAGTTCTTTGTGGATGAAGATGTGCTGCGCGATACCGGCACCACGGACTTCAGCGGCTACCGTGTGGACCCGAACCTGGACGATGACAAGCTGTTGCCCGATTTCTTCCTCGACTGA
- a CDS encoding porin family protein encodes MKVMMRGALMLSCSLLVAQGAWAAGPYIGGSYSQIQYDNEEFDTDTLKIDAATVSAGFEVSEFLALEARGGVGLDEDTQGIADFELDHLYGGYLKLGLPLSETVRPYVIGGYTKAKGTVSADGTLGGVNYSFSDSENFEDESYGAGLDMNITDTLGANLEYMRYIDTSEEEISGISVGLRSAF; translated from the coding sequence ATGAAAGTCATGATGCGCGGTGCATTGATGTTGTCCTGTTCACTGCTGGTGGCTCAGGGAGCCTGGGCTGCAGGCCCTTACATCGGTGGTAGCTACAGCCAGATTCAGTACGACAATGAGGAGTTTGATACGGATACGCTCAAGATTGATGCGGCCACAGTCAGTGCCGGCTTTGAAGTCTCCGAGTTTCTGGCGTTGGAGGCTCGTGGTGGCGTAGGCCTGGATGAGGACACCCAGGGCATTGCGGATTTCGAGCTGGATCACCTCTATGGCGGCTACCTCAAGTTGGGCCTGCCCCTCAGCGAAACCGTGCGTCCCTATGTTATTGGTGGCTATACCAAGGCGAAAGGCACGGTGTCCGCAGATGGCACGCTGGGCGGTGTGAATTATTCGTTTAGTGACAGCGAAAACTTTGAAGATGAGTCCTATGGTGCGGGGCTGGACATGAATATCACCGACACCCTGGGAGCCAACCTTGAATATATGCGCTACATCGATACCAGCGAGGAGGAGATTTCAGGTATCAGCGTGGGGCTGCGTTCGGCCTTCTGA
- a CDS encoding AraC family transcriptional regulator, giving the protein MTILKMDPAEYSVSAEYLSLMLDVLARRGIASEELLAGTQIEPGCWRDPKARVSAQDFEKVSSRAIRMTGEPWIGWELGASMTLSSHGFLGYAAMSSATLGEALELAVKYFRTRSTMVQLETFQEGDMAVLQVNELLSLGGLTPLTMESLFSSFHFMGQKLLPGMDVLGELRFSYPEPDYFERMRPLMPVPVYFDCAYNQMRFPVSRLDSPLQFADPRLARMAADQCEQEMATIKAPPALLGQVRRIILTGGGRFPSVEEVASELHMSSRTLKRKLQQLGTSYQEILDGLRKGLAVEFLTQSDHTVDEIAMSLGYSDASNFARAFRRWTSRSPSDYRA; this is encoded by the coding sequence ATGACAATATTGAAGATGGATCCGGCGGAGTACTCTGTCTCTGCGGAATATCTGTCCCTGATGCTGGACGTGTTGGCAAGACGTGGAATTGCCAGTGAGGAACTGCTCGCGGGCACTCAGATTGAGCCCGGCTGCTGGCGGGACCCCAAGGCACGGGTGTCGGCCCAGGATTTTGAGAAGGTGTCCTCCCGGGCCATCCGCATGACAGGGGAGCCCTGGATTGGCTGGGAGCTCGGGGCGTCGATGACCCTGTCTTCCCATGGTTTTCTGGGCTATGCGGCCATGAGCAGCGCGACCCTGGGGGAGGCCCTGGAGTTGGCGGTGAAATATTTCCGGACCCGCAGCACCATGGTGCAGCTGGAGACTTTCCAGGAAGGGGATATGGCGGTGCTGCAGGTTAACGAGCTGCTCTCTCTGGGGGGGCTGACTCCGTTGACGATGGAAAGCCTGTTCTCCAGTTTCCACTTCATGGGGCAGAAGTTATTGCCGGGCATGGATGTGCTCGGTGAGCTGCGCTTCTCCTACCCCGAGCCCGATTATTTCGAGCGTATGCGCCCATTGATGCCCGTGCCGGTCTATTTTGACTGTGCCTATAATCAAATGCGCTTCCCGGTGTCCCGTCTGGACAGCCCCCTGCAGTTTGCCGATCCGCGACTGGCACGGATGGCGGCGGATCAGTGTGAGCAGGAAATGGCGACCATCAAGGCGCCGCCGGCCCTGCTGGGTCAGGTGCGCCGGATCATCCTGACAGGTGGCGGTCGTTTCCCCAGCGTCGAAGAGGTGGCGAGTGAGCTGCATATGTCCTCGCGTACGCTGAAGCGCAAGCTCCAGCAGTTGGGCACCAGCTACCAGGAGATTCTCGATGGTCTGCGCAAGGGGCTGGCAGTGGAATTTCTCACCCAGTCAGATCACACCGTGGACGAAATTGCCATGTCGCTTGGGTATTCTGATGCCTCGAATTTTGCCCGTGCCTTCCGGCGCTGGACCAGCCGCAGCCCTTCTGATTACCGGGCATAG
- a CDS encoding ABC1 kinase family protein, producing the protein MAEQRRRKRPTTTTGRLFRLTGMTTSIATRVASHQVKGLFQSESAKAADREKLMQHIGKEVAATLGEMKGAVMKVGQIASQMQDILPREISEQLKVLQNASAPMPFHVIRRQLERELQGSIDERFTSFDETPFAAASIGQVHRATTLEGDEVVVKVQYPAVKESIDSDMKHLRRILRLGSLLKVDEAALDGVFREIRNQLEEELNYHQEAINLNQFRKFHQHQPWLVIPTVYDDLSSEKVLTLSLEAGTPLEQTNDANGFDQATRNLLGERLFDAIGEQIFQFRTVHCDPHPGNFAFRPDGSIVMYDFGAVKRLPGEDADLLRRIVQAALNQNWVELDDLLQTLGARKQDGQVSDQFYATWIEMLLRAFSSEPFDFANSRLHTDIMKQVRKTPLEQMMKFQPSPRSLLIERVVSGHYWTLMNLGVNAAFRPNLEKALSRHDQASA; encoded by the coding sequence ATGGCTGAACAGCGCCGTCGCAAACGCCCCACCACGACCACCGGCCGGCTCTTCCGGCTGACGGGTATGACCACCTCAATAGCCACCCGCGTGGCTAGCCATCAGGTGAAAGGTCTGTTCCAGTCGGAAAGCGCCAAGGCCGCAGACCGTGAAAAGCTGATGCAGCATATCGGCAAGGAAGTCGCCGCCACCCTGGGAGAGATGAAAGGGGCGGTCATGAAGGTCGGGCAGATTGCCTCGCAAATGCAGGATATCCTGCCGCGGGAAATCAGCGAGCAACTGAAAGTGCTGCAGAATGCTTCTGCCCCCATGCCTTTCCATGTCATCCGCCGTCAGCTGGAGCGTGAACTGCAGGGCAGCATCGACGAACGCTTCACCAGCTTTGACGAGACCCCGTTCGCAGCCGCCTCTATTGGTCAGGTCCACCGCGCCACCACCCTGGAAGGCGACGAAGTGGTTGTAAAGGTGCAATACCCGGCGGTGAAGGAATCCATCGATTCCGACATGAAACACCTGCGCCGGATTCTTCGTCTGGGTAGCTTGCTGAAAGTAGATGAAGCCGCTCTCGACGGTGTCTTCCGGGAGATCCGCAATCAACTTGAAGAAGAATTGAACTACCACCAGGAGGCCATCAACCTTAATCAGTTCCGGAAATTCCACCAACACCAGCCCTGGCTGGTAATCCCGACGGTTTATGACGACCTGTCCAGCGAGAAGGTGCTGACCCTGAGCCTGGAAGCCGGAACGCCTCTAGAGCAGACCAATGACGCAAACGGCTTTGACCAGGCCACGCGCAACCTGCTGGGCGAGCGATTGTTTGATGCCATCGGCGAACAGATTTTCCAGTTCAGGACCGTCCATTGCGATCCGCACCCGGGGAACTTCGCGTTCCGGCCCGACGGCAGCATCGTGATGTATGACTTTGGCGCGGTGAAACGCCTGCCCGGCGAAGACGCGGACCTGCTTCGCCGCATTGTCCAGGCCGCACTTAACCAGAACTGGGTGGAACTGGATGACCTGCTGCAAACTCTCGGGGCGCGCAAACAGGATGGTCAGGTAAGTGACCAGTTCTACGCCACCTGGATTGAAATGTTGCTGCGCGCCTTTTCCAGCGAACCCTTTGATTTCGCCAACTCAAGGCTGCATACCGATATCATGAAACAGGTTCGCAAGACGCCGCTGGAGCAGATGATGAAGTTCCAGCCCTCCCCACGCTCACTGTTGATTGAGCGCGTGGTCAGCGGCCACTACTGGACGCTCATGAACCTGGGCGTCAATGCCGCCTTCAGACCCAACCTTGAGAAAGCACTCAGCCGTCACGACCAGGCCAGCGCCTGA
- a CDS encoding putative quinol monooxygenase, with translation MIIVKGSFPIKADQQPVALDLVQALAAASRKEPGCLSYEVYVQADEPRVIMVWQQWSNLDALEIHFGSDHVDAFLDAIPDLIDGDVQSARYDVSSVDGEPVVEEVQEIAPVVLAGNIILH, from the coding sequence ATGATCATTGTCAAAGGCTCCTTTCCTATCAAGGCTGACCAACAGCCCGTTGCGCTGGATCTGGTGCAGGCGCTGGCCGCAGCCTCCCGCAAGGAGCCCGGCTGTCTGTCCTATGAGGTTTATGTGCAGGCGGATGAACCGCGGGTGATCATGGTCTGGCAGCAATGGAGCAACCTCGATGCCCTTGAAATCCACTTTGGTTCTGACCATGTGGATGCGTTTCTGGACGCCATTCCGGACCTGATCGACGGTGACGTGCAGTCCGCCCGTTATGATGTCAGCAGTGTGGATGGTGAGCCGGTGGTAGAAGAAGTCCAGGAAATCGCCCCTGTGGTGCTGGCGGGCAACATCATCCTGCATTAA
- a CDS encoding nitroreductase encodes MNADSITLADALKQRRSVRGFLDKPVPQAVLDEVFSLAQHAPSNCNIQPWQVWVASGQSRDALRERMVDKVSRGVPFEPDYDSLPRFEGVYRDRQVDCAMELYGSMGIAREDREGRRRAELRNFQLFDAPHVAFIGMEKQFGVTVALDVGMYIQSLLLTMSAYGLGACAQGSMRYYPADVREILGIPDSTAIVLGISFGYEDPDIAANKTRVGRVPLQDSVRFSD; translated from the coding sequence ATGAACGCCGATTCCATTACCCTTGCTGACGCCCTCAAGCAGCGTCGCTCCGTCCGTGGTTTTCTTGACAAGCCTGTTCCACAGGCAGTACTCGATGAGGTGTTCTCTTTGGCGCAGCACGCGCCCTCCAACTGCAACATCCAGCCCTGGCAGGTGTGGGTGGCCAGCGGTCAGTCCCGTGATGCTCTGCGAGAGCGGATGGTAGACAAGGTCAGTCGCGGGGTACCGTTCGAGCCGGACTACGATAGCCTGCCCCGCTTTGAGGGGGTTTACCGCGACCGGCAGGTGGATTGCGCCATGGAACTGTATGGCAGCATGGGCATTGCGCGAGAAGATCGTGAGGGGCGTCGCCGTGCCGAGTTACGCAACTTCCAGCTGTTCGATGCCCCTCATGTGGCCTTTATCGGCATGGAGAAACAGTTTGGTGTGACCGTGGCGCTGGATGTGGGCATGTATATCCAGTCGTTACTGCTGACCATGAGCGCTTATGGCCTTGGGGCCTGTGCCCAGGGCAGCATGCGTTACTACCCGGCTGATGTGCGTGAGATTCTGGGTATTCCGGACAGCACCGCGATAGTGCTGGGGATCAGCTTTGGCTACGAAGACCCGGATATTGCGGCCAACAAGACCCGTGTAGGGCGCGTGCCACTGCAGGACTCGGTGCGCTTCAGCGACTGA
- a CDS encoding AAA family ATPase has protein sequence MKTRIDSIEDITRSFAEQGYICSDQIALAIYLAAQLHKPVLVEGPPGVGKTELAKAAAAFLEAPLIRLQCYEGLDESRALYEWKYGKQLLYTQLLRDKLGGMLADTDSLEASMARLGDLGEAFYSDTFLEPRPLLQALRSEEPAVLLIDEIDKADQEFEAFLLELLSDFQISIPEMGTVTARHQPLVLLTSNDQRELSDALKRRCLHLYIPYPEAAHEAAIVAARVPELEAELRDQLVAFIQYLREQEMKKLPAISETLDWARALVLLHADSLDQAVVADTLNLVLKTEQDVTLARELLPAWLRKFGKR, from the coding sequence ATGAAGACCCGTATAGATTCCATAGAAGACATCACTCGCAGCTTTGCTGAACAGGGTTATATCTGCAGTGACCAGATTGCCCTGGCGATCTATCTCGCCGCCCAGCTGCACAAGCCGGTGCTGGTGGAGGGCCCCCCTGGCGTTGGCAAAACCGAGTTGGCCAAGGCGGCCGCAGCCTTTCTGGAAGCCCCCCTGATTCGTTTGCAATGTTATGAAGGTCTGGACGAAAGCCGCGCTCTGTACGAATGGAAGTACGGTAAACAGCTGCTTTATACCCAGTTGCTGCGTGACAAGCTGGGAGGCATGCTGGCGGATACGGACAGCCTGGAGGCCAGCATGGCACGGCTCGGGGATCTGGGGGAGGCGTTTTACAGCGATACCTTCCTGGAGCCACGGCCGTTACTGCAGGCATTGCGAAGTGAAGAGCCAGCCGTACTGCTGATTGACGAAATCGACAAGGCAGATCAGGAGTTTGAGGCGTTCCTGCTGGAGTTGCTGTCGGATTTCCAGATTTCCATTCCTGAGATGGGCACCGTCACGGCGCGCCATCAGCCGCTGGTGTTGCTGACCAGTAATGACCAGCGGGAACTCTCTGATGCCCTCAAGCGCCGTTGCCTGCATCTCTATATCCCCTACCCGGAAGCGGCCCATGAGGCCGCTATCGTGGCTGCCCGTGTGCCCGAGCTTGAAGCGGAACTGCGTGATCAGCTGGTGGCGTTCATTCAGTACCTGCGTGAGCAGGAAATGAAAAAGCTGCCGGCCATCTCTGAAACCCTGGATTGGGCCAGGGCGCTGGTATTGCTGCATGCAGACAGCCTGGATCAGGCTGTGGTCGCCGATACCCTCAACCTGGTATTGAAAACCGAGCAGGATGTTACCCTTGCGCGGGAGCTGCTGCCCGCCTGGCTACGTAAATTTGGAAAGCGCTGA
- a CDS encoding HIT family protein: MSTLHPRLAADTRALGETALCWLRWMNDQRFAWIIVVPKREGLREWHHLPADEQVELLRQVNALAGQLERVTGADKINIGALGNMVPQLHIHVIARFADDPCWPGPVWGQGQPQPWPEGGRPDWLNQLDLAVLEGM, from the coding sequence ATGTCGACGCTACACCCCCGCCTCGCTGCGGACACCCGTGCGCTGGGAGAAACCGCTCTTTGCTGGTTGCGCTGGATGAATGACCAGCGTTTTGCCTGGATCATCGTCGTGCCCAAGCGTGAGGGGCTGCGTGAATGGCATCACTTGCCGGCAGATGAGCAGGTGGAGCTGTTAAGGCAAGTGAATGCGCTGGCGGGTCAGCTGGAAAGGGTCACCGGTGCCGACAAGATCAATATCGGTGCCCTGGGCAATATGGTTCCGCAGTTGCACATCCACGTGATTGCCCGTTTCGCAGATGACCCGTGCTGGCCTGGCCCGGTATGGGGGCAGGGGCAGCCGCAGCCATGGCCGGAAGGCGGGAGGCCTGACTGGTTGAATCAGCTGGATCTGGCAGTGCTGGAGGGCATGTGA